CATCAGCAAAACATCTCTTTGTAAGCACCTGGATGAACTGGACCACAGTATGTAACAGTCCACAAAATTCAGGCAACGTAAAAGAGTTGACATCATGGCCTAGAGCCATCAGAAGTTCTGAACAAGTACTGTGTGTTGTTAAACCTAAAATAGGAAATCACAACTCTGTTTTAACTATTGTCTGCAAATCCTGCATCTTTTGGTTCGGACAAGGCCTCATCTCCTCTCTGGAGTCTGGACCGTATGCTACCCGCTGAAGCCTGTCTGCCTTGCCCATAACAACTGCCTCTGCTTTCTCACCTCACCTGCAGGAAATAGAAAAGCTCGTAATCAAATTTAACCTGTACTCGACAGCTCAAACAATTCAGGTCCAGAAGTTAATTGCAAGAACTAATTCTTAAAACTTGCATTATCTGCTAGGAAGGAATGAGTCAGAAATGTTAGGCTAGCTTGTCACTCTGAAAGTTATATGAATCCAAGAGGCCAGGCTGATTCCCATGAAACTGCAGTAGAGCTAGCATGCCAACTATGTCCTTTAACACTTCTATCATCACCTGGGTAATCATTTTATGAAGCCCAACTTAATACTATCATGAGCGAAAAATTCACAGTATAACTGAACATTTCTTTGAAGCACCAGATTGGTAGTAAGCATCATTTTGACAATTGAAAGCAAGAATGTTGCAAGACAATCAAACACAGGGCCGAAATCAAGAAGTGTAAAATGTGGGTGAAAAGAAACAAACAATACCTGAACAAGGATCAGTCGAACAAGTACACTGACAAATCAGAAGACTGGTCCTCGTCGCCACCATCCGTACCCTGCTGCTGCGACACCTGGCCGTGCGGGTGCGGCCCGCCCaacgacggcggcagcggcggcagagaTGAATCCACTTCGAGCCCAAGCGCGCTCGGCGTCTGCCCCTGCGGCGGCGGTTGCTGCTGGACGCGGAATGGCGCGGCCTCAGCCGATCCCGGCAGCTGGAATGCCGCCGTCACGCCGGAGTCGCTCACGTGCTCACCGTTCATGTACGCCGCGACCTGCTGCATCGTCGTCGTGTTCGGCTCCCTGGCTACTCGCTCCACGTCTGCCAGCTGCTGCACCGTCGGCTGGTGCCTGTACGGGTGGCCTTGCCCCAGCGAGATGTCGAGCTCTGTCTTGGAGTACCGCGCCATGGGGTCCTGatgcgccgcggcggcctgcAGCAACATCGTCATCTCTGGCTGCCTGGCCTGCCGCACGATCATTTCCTGCTCTCTGGAAAGCTCTGCAGTGGCGACCTGCGCCATGATGTCCTGCTCCCTGGCAAccttcgccgcggcggcgaggatatCGCGCTgaggcgcgcccgcggccagcaGCTGCATCATCGCGtcctgctccgcctcggcgatctgctgcgccagcagcagcatcaagtcCTGGTcgcgcgcctccgccaccaGCGGCATCGTGTCCTGGGGCTGAGGCGGCTGCCGGAGCCGCGGCGAGACGTCGGGACCCATCCACGGgtagcgcgccgccgcaggGTCGTCGTACTGCTGCGCCGCGGCGAATCGCCGTATCATGGTGTCCAGCTTCTTAGAAAGCTCCCCCGCGGCAGCCACCTGGTGCCTGTCCAGGAAGCTGATCCCCGTCCCATCGAGCCGGGTCGCTGCGGAATCATGGTGCtgcagcgcggcggccggggcctgCTCCGACGTCAATGCCTCCGCCCCGGCAGTCGTCTGCTGCGTTTCCGCCATCAGCTCGTGCAGCTGCCCGTGGCCGTACCCCTCCGGGATGCCCGGCTCCGCCCAGGCCTGTtgcgcggcgaggtggcggtgctggtttgcggccgcggcgggcgccgaCTGCTGCGGGTGCCCGTTCCCTTCCGGGGAGTCCAGCTCCgtcacggccgcggcggcggccgtgttcTCTGTCTCGGCCATCTGGTTGTTCGTGTCCAGCCAGCGGCCGCCCGGGAGGCGGAGCCTCTCCCCGGCGGCGCGCCTCTCCGCTTGGCGCAGCTTCCGCCACTTGAGGTCGACGGCGCGCCGCGCGACCAGCATCTTGGCGTCCTTCTCCCTCGCTTGCGCCAGCGCGCGCTCAGCCTGCGCCATGGCCTCCAGCTTCACCTCCGGCCCCGCAGCCGCGAGGTCGACCGGCTCGGACGCGGCCTCGGGGCCGAACTCCGCGGCGATCTCCGCGCGCACGGCGTCGACCTGCTCCCGGGCCTTCTCGTTGAGCATCTGGAGCACGGCGACGTAGGAGAGGCAGCCGAGGGCGGGGTCCCGCACGCGCGCCCGGGCCTCCTCGACGAGCGTCtccgccgcgcggcgccgctCCCCGGGGCGCTCCACGTCCTCGAGCATCCTGGCGGCGTTGCTGGCGCCGAAGACCCGGTGCACGGCCGTGAACCGGGACGGCCCGTCGCCCTCCGCCGGGAAGTAGGGCGCGAAGACGCAGCCCGGCACGCACCGGCGCCGGAGCGACCTGCACGCCCCGCACGGCATCTGGACCgccggctgcgccgccgccgtccacgacACGAGCTCCACCTCGTCCTCCGGCATCTCTCCTCCGACGCGGCAAGGCGAGCTCGAGGGAGCACGAGCGTAGGCGGCGTGGTGATCTCGCTGCAAGCTGGCATCCGTTGGGCAGAGGATTGGATTGACAGAGGTCGGGTGGGCCCTAGGTTAGTTACGATTACGGTTAGTTTAAAGATTTGGTGTTTGATTCAGCCACAAAAATAAAGATAAATGGTCTTCAATAAACAAAAGAAAGGTTAGCTGAAATACGGTTCCAAGGAGTATGAGATATAATGGTAGGAGGGTCACAATACTTAAAATTAATCCCTTTTCATGTAGCTTTATTTTGCGATGGATAAATAGTTTCAAACTGTCAATATCTTTGTGCTCCTACCACAGTTCTCTTGTTTACTAGAATTTTTAAAATTGTGTTCTTGTTGCATCACGTCTTGGGCTCTTGGCTGTAAATATAAAACTATTTTAAAAGAATACCTATTAATATAAAAATTCTTGTTACTAGATTTTTGTTTAGAATACGTGGAGGACTTGTATCTTCACTAGTTTAAGTTCAAACGACAGAAAAGCACATGCACATATCTAACTCCGTCGGACGGTGGGTTCCGTTGCATCGGCATTATGACGTCGGGTCTTGCATGGCGGTGGCCTGCTCGGTGTAGGGCTGTCTGTTTCTCTTATTTTTCCTGTCAGCGTTGGATCGTGCCTTGGCGGCGACTTCACATGCGGGAAAAGGTTGCTTATCGCACTGGCTTGGCTTAGTTCGGCCAGTGTTGTCTAGTGGAGTGGTCTTGTCTGCGTTCTAATCCAACCGGTCAGGGTCTCTCGAGGTAGTTTCGAGTTCTCATGTTAATGACCCAATCCAACCGGACGGGTCTtgttttttttcagtttttattttgtttttttggctATGACCTAGACTTGTATTTTCTCTACCACATCATTGAAACTCGCATTATCTTGTgcggttcgttcaaaaaaaaatctaactatGTAAGTGGCAAAATGTGCATTAAAACAAAGGAGATATGTGGCATGATGTGCTTAGGCTACTCTCAGTGGTCAATTTCATTTgattatttttcaaaactgcCACAGTGGATAAATGAAACAACTTTTACTGTGCTAGTTTCATTTTTGTATTTCATTCTCAAGGTGCGCTGAGAAGGCTATCTAGGCCGTGATAGACGAGCCTTATCAAGATGTTCATAGAAGTATGGTTGCATGTGTGTATTCACAGAGATAAATGTAGGTGTGTGAATGTATGTAGTGTGTTTTGCAATAAAAAATGCTCTCTAGCGAGAACATGTCTTCTCTCTTGTGCGTGAAGATAATCCAGGTGATAATTTATATCCTGTCCCTTAAATAGTTATGGAAATCTTTACAGCTTTTGGATGTGACATCATGGATCGGcttaggtttttttttttttgagataacCTCCAAACTGGGCCGAGACAGTAATTGGGCCGTAGTCGACAGCAGACGCATTTGTAGCGCGGCACTGACCGCATGATTTATCTTGgctaattatttatttatttcatccAACCGTCATTAAATCTCTAACCGGCCTGCGATTCTACCTACCTGCCTTGTAGCACAATCTTGATGCCGAGTAGTAATAGTATAGGAGTAAACGGACGGACGCGATAAGCTTCGCCGGCCCTCTCGCGGCCTTTCTTTCCTGGCGACGattggcgagcgccgccgctgtaCACCGGGTCTTTTGAAGTATGTTGCCCAGATACACGGATACGGATACCGGTACGCGATACGGGGATACTTCGATATGCTATTTTTCCAAAAACAAGGATACGGAGATAcgccaatatatataaaaaataaaaataaataaaagtttcaGGAACTAGAATATGAGAAAATAGAAGTTCCAAGGACTATAATGCGTCATAAACTCGTATATTCATATGTTCTATAATTATTAGAAAAGGGAAGAGGGCAAAGTAAAAAAGAACCAACCTTATCTTACCTGTTCGTCTGTTCCACGAATGAATGTCGGTCGTCTTCTTCCCTAACCTCCggcactctctctctttctctgtgtagcggccaactccggcggccgcggctcctcctctccctctccggaggccgcggctcatcctctccctctctagcggccgcgcgggccgtccagaggcgcgctccggcggccgtggtggcccGCCAGCGGCGAGCTCCAGCAGCGCAGCACCACCCTAAATAGTGCTTTAACAGATGTGCGGGCCTCTATCTGGACAGGCCGCGCAGCCGCTGGAGCAGTAGGAGGCACGGACGGGTGGGTGGGCGGGCGGAGGTGACGGCAAGGGAGCGACGAGCGAtggggaaagagcaggaggaggcacggCGCGGGTGGctgggcggcggtgacggcaagGGAGCGATGAGCAGcggggaaggagcaggaggaggcgtgggCGGGTGGCCGAGCGGCGGTGATAGCAAGGGAGCCGTGCGAGGCTGCTGCGGGCCTGCGGCTGCGCGAGTGGGGATGAGAGGGTGGCACAGCTGAACGGAAAATTTTTATATGAAGTGATTGAGTGGTGTTATTAGAGTTTGAAGGTATCGGACATGTATCTCATGAGTAtccgatttatttttattatttaaaaATACCTAAATAGTCCGATACTTACGGGATACGTATCCGGGAGTATCTGTGGAGTATGGTTATCCGATACCGATACGCGAGTTTTGCGAAATATCCGCGTATCATAGCTTTTGAAGTTCTTCTCGTCTGGTacttcgccggcgacgagcaccaACCAGGTATTCCCGCCCCTTCTTCTCCCCTCCTGCTGTGCGAAATCGAGCACCGAGTGTAAGCGATCTGTGTTCTGATCTGACCCAATGACAAGTATATGCATCTACTATGCTTACTAACCTCGATAATCTtctacaaaagaaaaggaaaaaatcgGATTGGATGTTTGGTCTGCTCCTGGGCTCGTGGTCGTAGTGATAAGTGAATGCAAGTCCTGGGTTTCCTGCTGCAACGCATACCCTTTGTGCTTTTAGCTTAAAAAGCGGCAAGTCGTTGGTAAATTCAGTtcaggaggaggggcggcgctgcaaGGTTCAGACATGCTGCTGCAGGCTGTCGTTCTGCATCATAATAATAAATTGTCCGTGCTGTAGCAGCAACTCGTACAATTTGAGTAAACCTTAGCTTTCGGGACTAATACTGCCAATCAGTTGAGCTAACACTTTTTTTTATTATGGGTTACAGTGATATACAATTAAGGGGGTGTTTTGGAATAGGGACTTTAAAAAAGTcccagggactttttagtatttagaagtattaaataaatgttaattataaaactaactgcagaaccctggggctaaactgcgagacgaatctaatgaggtatcttaattcatgattagcgaatggttactgtagcatcactgtatcaaattatgaattaattatgctcattagattcgtctcacgaaaaagcactcagctgtcaaaaaatatttataaatagattttatttaatactataaaatagtaagattctttttgatgtgatagggacttctgaaaaaagttgggatctaaacagggcctaagttcTACTTTTTTTTATCGTTTCAACTCATCAGAAGCTATCACAATAAGATGGAGGAACCACTTTTGGACCATAGTTCTTCACCCTTACCTGAGGCAGTGAGCAGTAGATCCCTTTTCACAGATGCTGGATTGTTTAGTAAAATCACTTTTTCTTGGATGGGTCCTTTACTTGATCTTGGGAAGAGGAAAACACTAGACCTTGATGATGTGCCATTATTGGATGACAGAGACAGTGTTCACGGGATCGTACCTAAGTTTAAATCAAATATTGACTCGATTTCTGCTACTGAGCAGTGCAGTGATGTTACAACAGTTAAGCTAGTCAAAGCTCTTGTGCTCACAACATGGAAGCTAATCATTGTCACTGCAGTTTATGCCCTGCTCCGTACTATCACTTCATATGTTGGTCCCTATCTGATTGAGGACTTTGTTAGCTACCTAAATGAAAGTCCACGGTCTACTAAAAGAGGATACCTTTTGGTGTTGGCATTTGTTGTTGCGCAGCTCATGGAAGGTCTCTCGTCAAGGCACTTGCTCTTCAGATCGCAACAACTAGGCGTGCGTGTGCATTCTGCTCTTATTGCTATTATTTACCAAAAGGGTCTTGCCCTCTCCAGTCAGTACAGGCAAGGTAGCTCAAGTGGAGAGCTGATCAATGTTGTGAACCT
This portion of the Panicum virgatum strain AP13 chromosome 2N, P.virgatum_v5, whole genome shotgun sequence genome encodes:
- the LOC120659377 gene encoding uncharacterized protein LOC120659377 is translated as MPEDEVELVSWTAAAQPAVQMPCGACRSLRRRCVPGCVFAPYFPAEGDGPSRFTAVHRVFGASNAARMLEDVERPGERRRAAETLVEEARARVRDPALGCLSYVAVLQMLNEKAREQVDAVRAEIAAEFGPEAASEPVDLAAAGPEVKLEAMAQAERALAQAREKDAKMLVARRAVDLKWRKLRQAERRAAGERLRLPGGRWLDTNNQMAETENTAAAAAVTELDSPEGNGHPQQSAPAAAANQHRHLAAQQAWAEPGIPEGYGHGQLHELMAETQQTTAGAEALTSEQAPAAALQHHDSAATRLDGTGISFLDRHQVAAAGELSKKLDTMIRRFAAAQQYDDPAAARYPWMGPDVSPRLRQPPQPQDTMPLVAEARDQDLMLLLAQQIAEAEQDAMMQLLAAGAPQRDILAAAAKVAREQDIMAQVATAELSREQEMIVRQARQPEMTMLLQAAAAHQDPMARYSKTELDISLGQGHPYRHQPTVQQLADVERVAREPNTTTMQQVAAYMNGEHVSDSGVTAAFQLPGSAEAAPFRVQQQPPPQGQTPSALGLEVDSSLPPLPPSLGGPHPHGQVSQQQGTDGGDEDQSSDLSVYLFD
- the LOC120658685 gene encoding ABC transporter C family member 3-like, giving the protein MEEPLLDHSSSPLPEAVSSRSLFTDAGLFSKITFSWMGPLLDLGKRKTLDLDDVPLLDDRDSVHGIVPKFKSNIDSISATEQCSDVTTVKLVKALVLTTWKLIIVTAVYALLRTITSYVGPYLIEDFVSYLNESPRSTKRGYLLVLAFVVAQLMEGLSSRHLLFRSQQLGVRVHSALIAIIYQKGLALSSQYRQGSSSGELINVVNLDAECVGNFNWSMHELWLLPVQITLAMVILYSTLGLAALAALAATILTMLANLWGGSSKISKRKL